A part of Miscanthus floridulus cultivar M001 chromosome 6, ASM1932011v1, whole genome shotgun sequence genomic DNA contains:
- the LOC136459728 gene encoding squamosa promoter-binding-like protein 2 — translation MDWDAKMLPAWDLGTVVGPSSSGGGGGALDLKLGAPTSSRAAAAVAAVTPTLPSANPPPPAAVPAPAPSSSAPAKRPRPGHAQQAVPACSVQGCDADLSRCRDYHRRHKVCEAHSKTPVVTVAGQQQRFCQQCSRFHLLGEFDEAKRSCRKRLDGHNRRRRKPQPDPLNPAGLFGNHHGVTRFTSYPQLFTTSMAEPKWSVVKTETDVFQDQYYPAFHLNGAGTGSLFHGKDRKHFPFLTNHNNGGGDLAATALGCQPFTITTMASSESSSKQSNGNCALSLLSDNPTPAQTAMIPTAQPLGAAMQYGRLPGSGGGDVSLTGMSYMRVGDSRQASILTTSSPSHTAVASPGPVTAAATQQLQYHHDYYHVSGGEQGNDPDGAAIQALPFSSW, via the exons ATGGACTGGGACGCCAAGATGCTTCCTGCCTGGGACCTCGGTACAGTGGTCGGGCCCAGCAgcagcgggggcgggggcggcgcgcTGGACCTGAAGCTGGGCGCGCCGACGAGCTcgagggccgccgccgccgttgccgccGTCACGCCCACGCTGCCGTCAGCGAACCCTCCGCCTCCGGCAGCGGTACCGGCTCCGGCGCCGTCGTCGTCCGCGCCGGCGAAGCGTCCGCGCCCGGGGCACGCGCAGCAGGCGGTGCCGGCGTGCTCCGTGCAGGGCTGCGACGCGGACCTGTCCCGGTGCCGCGACTACCACCGCCGCCACAAGGTCTGCGAGGCGCACTCCAAGACGCCCGTCGTCACCGTCGCCGGCCAGCAGCAGCGCTTCTGCCAGCAGTGCAGCAG GTTTCATTTGCTCGGGGAGTTCGATGAGGCGAAGAGGAGCTGCAGGAAGCGCCTTGATGGACACAACCGGCGCCGCCGTAAGCCGCAGCCGGACCCTCTCAACCCTGCCGGCTTATTTGGCAATCACCATG GAGTCACAAGGTTCACATCGTACCCACAGCTATTCACCACATCCATGGCAGAGCCCAAATGGTCGGTGGTCAAGACGGAGACTGACGTGTTCCAAGACCAGTACTACCCGGCCTTCCACCTCAACGGTGCCGGCACCGGCTCCCTCTTCCATGGCAAGGACCGGAAGCACTTCCCATTCCTGACCAACCACAACAATGGCGGCGGTGACTTGGCTGCCACGGCGTTGGGCTGCCAGCCCTTCACCATCACCACGATGGCTTCCTCAGAGAGCAGCAGCAAGCAGAGCAACGGCAACTGTGCTCTCTCTCTTCTGTCAGACAACCCAACACCAGCACAGACGGCCATGATCCCTACCGCGCAGCCCCTCGGCGCAGCGATGCAGTACGGCAGGCTCcctggcagcggcggtggcgacgtCTCCCTCACCGGGATGTCGTACATGAGGGTGGGAGACAGCAGGCAGGCATCCATTCTGACAACGTCGTCACCCAGTCACACTGCAGTTGCTTCTCCTGGTCCGGTCACTGCAGCTGCAACGCAGCAGCTGCAGTACCACCATGACTACTACCATGTGAGCGGTGGCGAGCAGGGCAACGACCCAGATGGCGCCGCCATTCAGGCCCTTCCCTTCTCATCGTGGTAG